One Phocaeicola dorei genomic region harbors:
- a CDS encoding sialate O-acetylesterase yields MKYKLALVMSAFCAFSVWTEAKVKLPAILSDGMVLQRERSVKIWGNADKGESVTVVFKKKKFSTVAGEDGKWLVELPPMKAGGPFEMIVNDIRLKNILVGDVWLCSGQSNMELTVGRVTDKFAEEIARDENPMIRYVKIPLGNDLHGPKDDLPGTDWMSLTEETAPSFSALAYFFAKEMYRETQVPVGIVNSSWGGSSVEAWMSEEALQKFPRQLHERDLFNSDEYRELCNRSGQMMNRFWDAALYKGDQGLHDGICWNRPELDDTDWQTVDTFSKEWGRKNGYPVSGSHWFRQKVNVSAEQAGKDAVLRLGCMVDADSVFVNGTFVGNTFYQYPPRIYRVPASLLKPGENLVTVRLINYGGAASFVPDKPYCLVWGTDTVHLSSRWKYQLGCEMPARTNSVSFQNIPTGMYNSMISPLRNLVFTGALWYQGETNTGRPNEYEELLTAMIADWREKLADKELPFFIVQLANFMQTHPHPVESNWAALREAQRRVALKVPNAALAVAIDLGEWNDIHPLNKKELARRISLLVKRRVYGDKKSVHSGPMCTGMTVNHEGKAVLSFEAGTDKLWAVDELKGFAIAGADGHFQWAEAVVVNGNQVAVWHKDIPHPVTVRYGWDDNPVHANLKNRTGLPASPFQISLEDK; encoded by the coding sequence ATGAAATATAAGTTAGCTTTAGTGATGTCAGCTTTTTGTGCGTTTTCCGTATGGACCGAAGCAAAGGTGAAATTGCCTGCCATCCTATCGGACGGTATGGTGTTGCAACGTGAGCGGTCCGTTAAAATATGGGGAAATGCCGATAAAGGAGAGAGTGTGACCGTTGTTTTTAAAAAGAAGAAATTCAGTACGGTAGCCGGGGAAGATGGAAAGTGGCTGGTGGAACTGCCTCCCATGAAGGCAGGTGGCCCTTTTGAAATGATCGTGAATGATATTCGGTTGAAAAATATTCTAGTGGGTGATGTCTGGCTTTGTTCCGGACAGTCCAACATGGAATTGACCGTCGGACGGGTGACTGATAAATTTGCCGAGGAAATAGCAAGGGATGAGAATCCGATGATACGGTATGTGAAGATTCCTTTAGGCAATGATTTGCATGGACCTAAAGACGATTTGCCGGGAACGGACTGGATGTCGCTGACTGAAGAAACCGCTCCTTCCTTTTCTGCTTTGGCTTATTTTTTTGCCAAGGAGATGTATAGGGAAACCCAAGTACCTGTGGGCATTGTTAACTCTAGTTGGGGGGGAAGCTCCGTTGAGGCTTGGATGAGTGAGGAGGCCTTGCAGAAGTTTCCGCGTCAGTTGCACGAGCGTGATTTGTTTAATTCGGACGAGTATCGTGAGTTGTGCAACCGTTCGGGACAGATGATGAACCGTTTTTGGGATGCTGCTTTGTACAAAGGAGACCAAGGACTTCATGACGGGATATGCTGGAATCGTCCGGAACTGGATGATACGGACTGGCAGACGGTAGATACGTTTTCCAAAGAATGGGGCAGGAAGAATGGATATCCGGTGAGTGGCTCTCATTGGTTCCGTCAGAAAGTGAATGTATCAGCGGAACAAGCCGGAAAAGATGCTGTCCTGCGTTTGGGATGCATGGTGGATGCCGATTCGGTATTTGTAAACGGTACCTTCGTAGGTAACACTTTCTATCAGTATCCGCCACGTATTTATCGGGTGCCGGCTTCTTTATTGAAACCCGGTGAGAATCTGGTGACTGTCCGGCTGATTAATTACGGAGGCGCCGCCAGCTTTGTGCCCGATAAGCCCTATTGTCTGGTATGGGGGACAGATACAGTCCATTTGTCTAGCCGATGGAAATATCAATTAGGTTGTGAGATGCCTGCACGCACTAACAGTGTCTCTTTTCAGAATATTCCTACCGGTATGTATAACTCCATGATTTCTCCTCTGCGTAATCTGGTCTTTACCGGTGCGTTGTGGTATCAGGGAGAAACGAATACGGGCCGTCCTAATGAATATGAGGAATTGCTGACTGCCATGATTGCCGATTGGCGTGAGAAACTGGCCGATAAAGAACTGCCTTTCTTCATTGTACAGTTGGCCAATTTCATGCAGACACATCCACACCCGGTAGAAAGTAATTGGGCGGCTTTGCGTGAAGCGCAACGGCGAGTGGCGTTGAAAGTCCCGAATGCAGCTTTGGCGGTGGCGATTGATTTGGGCGAGTGGAACGACATTCATCCATTAAACAAAAAAGAACTGGCAAGACGTATCTCCCTGTTGGTGAAAAGAAGGGTGTATGGTGATAAAAAGAGTGTGCACAGTGGGCCTATGTGTACGGGTATGACTGTCAATCATGAAGGAAAGGCTGTTCTTTCTTTCGAAGCCGGGACTGATAAATTATGGGCGGTAGATGAATTGAAGGGATTTGCGATAGCCGGTGCCGATGGGCATTTTCAGTGGGCGGAAGCAG